In Fusarium musae strain F31 chromosome 7, whole genome shotgun sequence, a single window of DNA contains:
- a CDS encoding hypothetical protein (EggNog:ENOG41), with the protein MDIDPNSPGSGPGPRSQADFPFDSVVDTFPFLTDQAHRALNIQLDFFRNLSTMDLPIPQDANAKEKLKVILAKAELVNEIVKSLTESSELLMQLKNIEYDEVIAVRKAEVSSTITETSVNIKRVIAMQTEEVRIGLGQQGAAEVQEQQRLVEQEMFMQQRNVGLMGASESPESQMPYIQPQVHEQSHAPQQNNIADHIPGLRHASVPPAGPQGYNPVPLNNPGPVHPQPPVLGPAPGYAHLPTLNQAKTYPHNPHIPSPSKYPYKDKTAYTPNQAPQALTTLRFE; encoded by the exons ATGGACATCGACCCGAACAGCCCAGGCTCAGGCCCAGGTCCACGGTCACAAGCTGACTTCCCCTTCGACTCAGTAGTCGACACATTCCCCTTCCTAACCGACCAAGCCCACCGCGCACTAAACATCCAGCTCGACTTCTTCCGCAACTTGAGCACCATGGACCTCCCTATTCCACAAGACGCCAACGCAAAAgaaaagctaaaagtaatCCTTGCTAAAGCGGAACTCGTCAATGAAATCGTGAAAAGTTTGACTGAGAGCTCTGAACTTCTTATGCAGCTGAAGAACATAGAATATGACGAGGTCATCGCTGTAAGAAAAGCGGAAGTTAGCAGTACGATTACTGAGACTAGCGTTAATATTAAGAGGGTCATCGCTATGCAGACAGAGGAGGTTAGGATAGGATTGGGGCAACAGGGGGCGGCAGAAGTCCAGGAACAACAAAGACTTGTAGAACAGGAAATGTTCATGCAACAAAGGAACGTCGGGCTAATGGGAGCTTCAGAATCCCCTGAGTCACAGATGCCATATATTCAGCCGCAAGTTCATGAGCAGAGTCATGCGCCACAACAAAACAATATAGCAGATCATATTCCAGGGCTTCGCCATGCTTCTGTACCACCAGCCGGACCTCAGGGATACAATCCAGTACCACTAAACAACCCAGGTCCAGTACACCCTCAGCCTCCCGTCCTAGGCCCGGCACCAGGTTATGCCCATCTCCCAACACTCAATCAAGCCAAGACATATCCTCACAATCCA CACATCCCCTCCCCCAGCAAGTACCCttacaaagacaagacagcgTATACGCCGAATCAAGCACCACAAGCTCTGACGACTCTGAGATTCGAATGA
- a CDS encoding hypothetical protein (BUSCO:EOG092630UB): MRSFTPNEKDGRGSRRASVNARFRASTSAMDRPQTSLRQSRISSFRSSTRPTYDLLTGRDSGDSHPPRPQSRQSHVAESVRPGSRESHKENMAPPDADEYEKYRREIESLKAEIGTLQYRIQTAEQEKEIATSEQSSKLEQARRREQDEAQHRQAAEVEREKAAAQTEALRRELQEVKDSIDGDKKQLERKVREAEDEARLLQEQLEDLSTAKDDAARIADRKATDMEMQIAAAQKTIQEFEQESEQRENVLQQTQAQLAEKDGVIANLEADVLRLKAQSGDAETMEIIRQELTEQVQHIRNLEATNRDQLSELKHLRALSKAVEVVEEEKRTLQRKLESAELVEAELTEARIQRQRLEDERLAWSAYLRNAAETDESEFDSPEAVARALVEERLTNASYVEKVGALQAEITAAQNTIQSLRDEQAQLKNEVENAKTVANASNADKARMRLERQRALAVKEVEYLRAQLKTFDTEDETLQPEQFDQARVQRVQELEDLVDKYKMEVQNLHAELSSIEPSAPSTPQPATGSKRSRAEDDSSQEQLGQLTRKKRMLEEQLTKSQNKIALLEKDLSTSKEQLKAAKQQTQTRVLSLKSNPTSDFEAIKRSTLEALKKENEDLLATLQSKNANSTIPMIPTSVLAAMEREITAAKAETASAEKRTRRLKEVWGSKSQEFKEAIFSTLGWTVTFIPNGKMRVESTFYPSQTDEHENSIVFDGERGTMKVGGGPRSDFAQKISDQIGFWVREKGCIPGFLAALTLEFYDEHTKTSK; encoded by the exons ATGCGCTCATTTACGCCCAACGAAAAAGATGGGCGTGGGAGCAGGCGAGCCTCTGTCAATGCCAGATTCCGAGCCAGCACGTCTGCTATGGACAGACCTCAGACATCACTACGACAGTCCAGG ATTTCCTCTTTCCGCTCGAGCACACGACCGACATACGATCTATTAACAGGCCGTGATTCGGGTGATTCACATCCCCCTCGGCCCCAGTCTCGACAAAGCCACGTCGCTGAGTCTGTCCGCCCCGGTTCGCGCGAAAGTCATAAGGAGAACATGGCGCCCCCCGACGCGGACGAGTACGAGAAGTACAGGCGAGAGATTGAGTCATTGAAGGCTGAAATTGGCACTCTACAATATCGAATTCAGACTGCCGAGCAGGAGAAAGAGATTGCGACATCGGAACAAAGTAGCAAATTGGAGCAAGCTCGACGGCGCGAGCAAGATGAAGCGCAGCACCGACAAGCGGCTGAGGTTGAGCGCGAAAAAGCGGCAGCGCAAACGGAAGCTCTTAGAAGAGAATTgcaagaagtcaaagattCGATTGATGGGGATAAGAAGCAATTAGAGCGCAAGGTTCGTGAAGCAGAGGATGAGGCCCGCTTGCTGCAGGAACAGCTTGAGGACCTATCCACAGCGAAGGACGATGCTGCCCGAATCGCCGACCGAAAAGCCACAGACATGGAGATGCAGATCGCCGCGGCGCAAAAGACTATCCAAGAATTTGAGCAGGAGAGCGAGCAGCGGGAGAATGTGCTGCAGCAGACACAAGCTCAATTggctgagaaggatggaGTCATCGCGAATCTGGAGGCCGATGTTCTACGACTTAAAGCGCAAAGCGGTGATGCAGAGACGATGGAGATTATCCGACAGGAACTTACCGAACAAGTTCAGCATATCCGAAACCTCGAGGCGACGAATCGTGATCAGCTCTCCGAGCTCAAGCACCTACGAGCATTGAGCAAAGCAGTCGAAGttgtcgaagaagagaagcgaaCACTACAGCGAAAGTTAGAGTCGGCGGAATTGGTTGAAGCAGAGCTTACCGAGGCGCGTATACAACGACAGCGATTGGAAGACGAGCGCTTGGCCTGGTCGGCTTATCTACGAAACGCTGCCGAGACAGACGAATCCGAGTTTGACTCACCCGAAGCTGTGGCGAGAGCCCTCGTCGAAGAAAGGTTGACGAATGCCTCGTATGTCGAAAAGGTTGGCGCTCTACAGGCTGAGATCACTGCTGCTCAGAACACGATTCAATCGCTTCGCGACGAGCAGGCTCAACTGAagaatgaggttgagaatgCAAAGACAGTGGCAAATGCCAGCAACGCCGACAAGGCCCGAATGCGACTGGAGCGCCAACGTGCCCTGGCCGTCAAGGAGGTCGAGTACCTCCGCGCACAGCTCAAGACCTTTGACACCGAGGACGAGACGCTTCAGCCCGAACAATTCGACCAAGCCCGTGTACAGCGCGTGCAAGAGCTGGAGGATCTCGTCGATAAGTATAAGATGGAAGTCCAGAACCTACACGCTGAGCTATCGTCAATCGAGCCCTCAGCACCAAGCACACCCCAACCCGCGACAGGAAGCAAGCGCTCGAGAGCGGAGGATGACAGTTCTCAAGAGCAACTCGGTCAACTCACGCGAAAGAAGCGTATGCTAGAGGAGCAATTGACCAAGTCGCAAAACAAGATTGCCCTGCTAGAGAAGGACTTGTCCACCAGCAAGGAACAACTAAAAGCTGCTAAGCAGCAAACACAAACACGCGTTCTATCACTCAAGTCCAATCCCACTTCAGATTTCGAAGCTATTAAGCGCTCCACCCTCGAAGCACTAAAGAAGGAGAACGAAGACCTCCTCGCAACCCTCCAGTCCAAGAACGCCAACTCCACCATCCCCATGATCCCAACCTCCGTCCTCGCCGCAATGGAGCGCGAAATCACCGCCGCCAAAGCAGAAACCGCATCCGCCGAGAAGCGTACGCGCCGCCTAAAAGAAGTCTGGGGCTCCAAATCCCAAGAGTTCAAGgaagccatcttctccacGCTCGGCTGGACCGTGACGTTCATCCCCAACGGCAAGATGCGCGTCGAGAGCACGTTCTACCCCTCGCAGACAGACGAGCACGAGAATTCTATCGTGTTTGACGGTGAGCGGGGCACGATGAAGGTTGGCGGTGGGCCGAGGAGTGATTTTGCACAGAAGATTAGTGATCAGATTGGGTTCTGGGTTAGGGAGAAGGGATGCATTCCTGGGTTTTTGGCGGCGCTGACGTTGGAGTTTTATGATGAGCATACGAAGACTTCGAAGTAG